In a genomic window of Phyllostomus discolor isolate MPI-MPIP mPhyDis1 chromosome 5, mPhyDis1.pri.v3, whole genome shotgun sequence:
- the GNG5 gene encoding guanine nucleotide-binding protein G(I)/G(S)/G(O) subunit gamma-5, protein MSGSSSVTAMKKVVQQLRLEAGLNRVKVSQAAADLKQFCLQNAQHDPLLTGVSSSTNPFRPQKVCSFL, encoded by the exons ATGTCTGGTTCCTCCAGTGTCACCGCTATGAAGAAGGTGGTTCAACAGCTCCGGCTGGAGGCTGGGCTCAACCGCGTGAAG GTTTCCCAGGCAGCTGCAGatttgaaacaattctgtctGCAGAATGCTCAACATGACCCCCTGCTGACTGGAGTATCTTCAAGTACCAACCCCTTCAGACCCCAGAAAGTCTGTTCCTTTTTGTAG